The genome window CGCGTAGGTCATCTTGATTGAACAATGCTGGTCGAGGGCCAACGAAGCTCATGTCTCCTTTTAATACTGATAACAACTGTGGTAGTTCATCCAAACTTGTTTTGCGAATGAAGCCGCCAATAGGTGTCAGGTACTGTCCTGGATCAGTCAATAGATGCGTGGCCACTTGTGGGGTGTCTACTCGCATGGATCTAAATTTCGGCATCAGAAAAATTTCGTTATTCTGTCCAATTCTTTTTGACCAGTGAAGCGCGGGCCCCTTCGAGGTCAGCTTAACGGCTAGAAAGACTATTAATAAGGGAACTCCTAAAAGTGCGAAGGCAAACGCACATAATACTAAATCCAAAAAACGT of Bdellovibrio bacteriovorus contains these proteins:
- a CDS encoding sugar transferase, with the protein product MEKKRFLDLVLCAFAFALLGVPLLIVFLAVKLTSKGPALHWSKRIGQNNEIFLMPKFRSMRVDTPQVATHLLTDPGQYLTPIGGFIRKTSLDELPQLLSVLKGDMSFVGPRPALFNQDDLRDLRTQYGVQKLKPGITGWAQVNGRDELPIPVKVEFDKYYLENYSVSLDIKILFLTVLKVLKRDGVSH